GCCGCGCAGCGGGCCGGAGGGGGTCTGCTGGGGGGCCGTCGAGATATTGCTCCGCCCCTGCGACAGGGGAGGGCCCCGGAGGGGAAGGGGAGGAACTGCGAAGGGAATGAATGGTGCCGCCGGGCAGGATTGAACTGCCGACCTCAGCCTTACCAAGGATGCGCTCTACCACTGAGCTACGGCGGCGAAAGGCGAGGCGCGGGCTATAGCCAAAGCCGCGCCGGACGGGAAGGGGAAAAACGAGGGCCGGCCGGGAGGGCCGGCTTGACCGGCGGGGGCGGGGACGGCATCCGGGGCGGGTGAAGACGCCCCCATCCCCTGAACCGACGGAGGCCGAACGGCGTGAGGCCCGGCGGGCCCAGGCCCTTCGGGTCAACCTGCGCCGTCGCAAGGCGCCGGCCCCGCCGCCGCCCGCCGATCCGGACGCGGCCGCCGATCCCCCTTGCGACTCCCGCCCGCCCGTCTAGAACCGGAGGGTGCGGCGGAGACGGATTGACGTGGCGAAGCAGCCCCCGAAGGCGAAGGCCCTGAAACTCCTGGCGCAGGACGCCGAGGACCTGGAGGTGGTGGCCGCCGCCCTGCAGGACGCCGTGCTGAAGATCGGCGACATCACCTGGGAGGCGAAGGCCCGGCGCCTGACCCTGCAGGTGAACCGCTATCGCTGGGGCGCCGAGGAGCCCGAACGGGTGCGCGCGGCGATCCAGGTGGGCTCGGTGCTGGGGGTGCAGGCCCGGCGCCTGCGGCGGGGCGCCTCCGAGGCGGTGGTCGAGATGCTGACCCTGGCCTTCGAACCGGGCGAGGCGCCGGGCGGGCGTCTGGTCTTCCGGTTCGCCGGCGACGCCGACCTGGCCGCCGAGGTGGAGTGCATCGACCTGGTGCTGGCCGACATCTCCGATCCCTGGGCGGCGAAGTCGGAACCCCGGCACGAGGACTGAGCCGACGACCGGATTTGCAGCGAGTGTGGCGCCGGCCCCATGGCCTCGCCGCCGCGCCGGGTCTAGATAGGCCCCATGCGCCGCTTCAACTTCCAGGACCCCGACTTCGACGCCCGCTTCGGCGCCTTCGCCGACGCCCGCCGGGACACGCCCGAGACGGTGGACGCCGCCGTGCGCGAGGTGCTGGAGGCGGTGCGGGCCCGTGGCCTGGAGGCGGTGCTGGACTACACCCGACGTTTCGACGGGGTGGAGCTGGACGCGGCGGGCCTGAAGGTCGGCGCCGACGAGATCGCCGAGGGCGCCGAAGCCTGCGCCCCGGAGGTGCGGGAGGCCATCGCCTTCGCCGCCCGCCGCATCGAGGCCTACCACACCCGCCAGAGGCCCGCCGACGCCCGGTTCACCGACGAGGCCGGCGTTGAGCTGGGCTGGCGCTGGACGCCGTTGGATTCCGTCGGGATCTATGTGCCCGGCGGTCGGGCGGCCTATCCCTCGACCGTGTTGATGAACGCCGTGCCGGCCCGCGCCGCCGGGGTGGGCCGGGTCGCCATGGTCACTCCGCCCGGTCGGCTGCAGCCTGCGGTGCTTGCGGCGGCCCAGGCGGCGGGGGTGAGCGAGATCTGGCGGGTGGGCGGGGCCCAGGCCGTAGCCGCCCTGGCGTATGGAGCCGGCCCCATCCGGCCCGTGGACAAGATCGTCGGGCCTGGCAACGCCTGGGTGACGGCGGCCAAGCGGCGGGTCTATGGCCAGGTGGGCATCGACGCCCTGGCCGGCCCTTCGGAGATCGTCGTGGTGGCCGACGCGGACAATGACCCCGCCTGGATCGCCGCGGACCTGCTCTCGCAGGCCGAGCATGACCCGGCGTCCCAGTCCATCCTGATCACGGATGACGTCGCCTTTGCTGACCGGGTGGTCGCCGAGGTGGAGGCCCAGCTGAAGACCCTGGCCACGGGCGAGACCGCCGGACGGTCCTGGGCCGACCACGGGGCGGTGATCCTGGCGCCGATGGACGCGGCCCCCGCCCTGGTCGACCGACTGGCGCCCGAGCACGTGGAGCTGGCCGTGGCCGATCCGGACGCCCTGTCGGCGAAGATCCGGCACGCCGGGGCCATCTTCCTGGGGCGGCACACGCCCGAGGCCCTGGGCGACTATGTGGCGGGCTCGAACCATGTCCTGCCCACCAGCCGGGCGGCGCGGTTCTCCTCGGGCCTGTCGCTCTATGATTTCCTGAAGCGCACCTCGCTGGTGAAGGCCGGCGAGGCGGGCTTCGCCGTCCTGGGTCCGCCCACCGTCGCCCTGGCCGAGGCCGAGGGCCTTCCCGCACACGCCCGCTCTGCCGCCCTGCGGCTGGGCCGGGACGGGTGACGGCGATGGTCGCCTCGGTCTAGGATCGGCGGGCAGCTTGCGAACCGGACATGGCCGAGCCTGACCGCACCCTCCAGCGCCTGCAGACCGTCGAGCTGGACCCGGAGTCCCTCGCGGCGGTCTCGCGCGACCAGGAGCAGGAGCGGAAGATCGCCATCTTCGACCTGCTGGAGCAGAACTATTTCGCTCCCGAGGGCGCGGCGGGCGGTCCCTACGACCTGAACATGGGCCTGATCGAGAACCGCCTCGTCCTGGACGTGACCGGGCCGGACTACCAGCGCCGGCACATCCTTTCTCTGTCGCCCTTCCGCGGCCTGATCCGCGACTACTTCATGATCTGCGAGAGTTATTACCAGGCCATCCGCCAGGCCACGCCATCGCAGATCGAGGCCCTCGACATGGGCCGGAGGGGCCTGCACAACGAAGCCAGCGAGCTGCTCCAGCGGCGGCTGGCGGGCAAGGTCGAGACCGACATGGACACGGCGCGCCGCCTCTTCACCCTGATCACCGCCCTGCACTGGAAGGGCTGAGAGGCCCCGCCTGCGCCTCGGCAGTCGACCTTGGCGGGCGAGTTAAGGTATAGACCCCTGCCTTCCGGCCCGGCCGCCCGCGATTCCGCGGGTCCGGCGCCGTTTTCGTCGACCCCAAGTCTGGAGCCTGCATGGCCAAGGAAGAACCCCTCGAGTTTCCGGGCACCGTCAGCGAGGTGCTGCCCAACGCCACCTTCCGCGTGAAGCTCGAGAACGATCACGAGATCATCGCCCACACCGCTGGAAAGATGCGCAAGAACCGCATCCGGGTGTCGGCCGGCGACAAGGTGCTCGTGGCCATGACCCCCTACGACCTCACCAAGGGGCGCATCACCTTCCGGGTCCGCTAGAGCGGCCATGCCGCCCCGGCTGGTCCTGGCGTCGGAGAGCCCGCGAAGGCGCGACCTCCTGGCCTCCATCGGCCTTTCGCCGGACCTCATCGCCCCCGCCGACATCGACGAGACCCCGCTGAGGGATGAAACTCCCCGACGGCTGGCCGCGCGCCTTTCGGCCGCCAAGGCCGAGGCTGTCTCCGCCCTCCATCCCGATGACTATGTCCTGGCCGCCGACACCGTGGTGTCGGTGGGACGCCGGATCCTGCCCAAGGCGGCGGACGCCGACGAGGTGGTCCAGTGCCTGAAGCTCCTGTCCGGCCGGGCGCACCGGGTCGTGACCGGGGTCAGCGTCCGCGGGCCCGGCGGCCGGCGGGGCGACCGCCTGGTGGAGACCCGCCTGAAGATGCGCCGCCTGTCCGAGGCGGACATCCGCGCCTATGCCGACAGCGGCGAAGGCGTGGGCAAGGCCGGCGGCTATGGGATCCAGGGACGGGCGGGGGCCTTCATCCTGTCGCTCAGCGGCTCCTGGCCCGCCGTGGTCGGCCTGCCGCTGCATGAGACGGAGACCCTGCTGAGGGGCCTCGGGTGGCGTAGGCCGTGAGCCAGCGCCGCGCCTACCTGGACATCGCCCCCGGAGAGGCGCGCGGCGTCGTCACCCT
The sequence above is a segment of the Phenylobacterium parvum genome. Coding sequences within it:
- a CDS encoding DUF2948 family protein; this encodes MAKQPPKAKALKLLAQDAEDLEVVAAALQDAVLKIGDITWEAKARRLTLQVNRYRWGAEEPERVRAAIQVGSVLGVQARRLRRGASEAVVEMLTLAFEPGEAPGGRLVFRFAGDADLAAEVECIDLVLADISDPWAAKSEPRHED
- the hisD gene encoding histidinol dehydrogenase; this encodes MRRFNFQDPDFDARFGAFADARRDTPETVDAAVREVLEAVRARGLEAVLDYTRRFDGVELDAAGLKVGADEIAEGAEACAPEVREAIAFAARRIEAYHTRQRPADARFTDEAGVELGWRWTPLDSVGIYVPGGRAAYPSTVLMNAVPARAAGVGRVAMVTPPGRLQPAVLAAAQAAGVSEIWRVGGAQAVAALAYGAGPIRPVDKIVGPGNAWVTAAKRRVYGQVGIDALAGPSEIVVVADADNDPAWIAADLLSQAEHDPASQSILITDDVAFADRVVAEVEAQLKTLATGETAGRSWADHGAVILAPMDAAPALVDRLAPEHVELAVADPDALSAKIRHAGAIFLGRHTPEALGDYVAGSNHVLPTSRAARFSSGLSLYDFLKRTSLVKAGEAGFAVLGPPTVALAEAEGLPAHARSAALRLGRDG
- a CDS encoding UPF0262 family protein, which codes for MAEPDRTLQRLQTVELDPESLAAVSRDQEQERKIAIFDLLEQNYFAPEGAAGGPYDLNMGLIENRLVLDVTGPDYQRRHILSLSPFRGLIRDYFMICESYYQAIRQATPSQIEALDMGRRGLHNEASELLQRRLAGKVETDMDTARRLFTLITALHWKG
- the infA gene encoding translation initiation factor IF-1, producing MAKEEPLEFPGTVSEVLPNATFRVKLENDHEIIAHTAGKMRKNRIRVSAGDKVLVAMTPYDLTKGRITFRVR
- a CDS encoding Maf family protein; this encodes MPPRLVLASESPRRRDLLASIGLSPDLIAPADIDETPLRDETPRRLAARLSAAKAEAVSALHPDDYVLAADTVVSVGRRILPKAADADEVVQCLKLLSGRAHRVVTGVSVRGPGGRRGDRLVETRLKMRRLSEADIRAYADSGEGVGKAGGYGIQGRAGAFILSLSGSWPAVVGLPLHETETLLRGLGWRRP